ACATCAAGCTCCATACACACTTGCTCATGTGTGTATACACCCATGGCTGGAAATGTCATGTGTGAATAATTAATACTGAGGAACAGAATTGGAATTGCTTCAAAACTCTAGAGCGACTCAGCAGCAGTAaatctctctttttcttaggTGACTAACATAATGGTTTGGGATATAAGTGTGGCTTGCAAaagcatttccattttttaaaacagtttaaaatgtaATGTCAGAAGTATGAAAATAAGGCCTTGATCAAAATCATATAGTAGTCAATGGGAGGCTCTCTAATCACTTTGACAGACTTGAGTTTTGCTACAAAATGCAGCtattatttttatcccacccatTTTGAATGAGCTCAGAGTGGCATTTTTAATCTCATAACAATCCAGTGAGATAGGATGGGCAAAAGACAGATAGATACTCTCCAAAGGCTGACCTGTGAGTGCCATAACTGAGCATGGGCTCATAAGTGTATTTACCACTTATACACATCCAGCTATCTAATCACCTCACCACACTGGCCAGAGCATGAAGTTTTCAGCCAGTGATTATGGTGCAAGCAACAACCATCCACTTtcaaaaaatacaatacaaacttGGCAACTCCTTTCCCATATATTTTCTGTCATGCTCACCTTCCTCAATACAGGTGTTGCTGAAGCACTATATTTTGGCAATTGCGAAATCTCCTTCTCCTCTAACCATTATAGGGGGTGCTTTACAGGacttccttgcccaggccaagaaAACGGATGCAAATGAACCCTTCTAGCTTTGTAGAACTAATCTATGAGCAGATGTTTCTGCGGCATGTTGTTCCTTGGTCCTTACCTTGCCTGTAGAGCTGGCTCAGATGTAACACTGAACCATAGCTTAGTGTGGTGAGAAAATATGACCATCTCTGGTTCATGCACTTCTTCTCCTTCATGTTTAACTGTCATGTCATCCAGACCTGACACATTCTAGTTAATCATAACTACAACTGAACAGAGGCAGCCTGTCCAGTTTCGCCacctggggggaaatgggaagatgcttccctccccccctctgctGCCCCACTGCTGAAGCCTTTGTTTACCTGCGTCACACAGTGGTGGCTTCCAGTGAGTGGTGGCAGCAGGGGTGAGTGGGGCACCCACAGTGGTGCTGCCCAgcaggattctgccacctgaggtggctgcctcagtctgcctcctGTGTGGGCCAGCTCTGCAGCTGAAATAAGCCaacttaaaccatagtttaagagCAACCACAGTTTAGGTTTAGGATGCTAAACTGTGATTAATATAAAACAGAAGTAGGTCCTGACCTTTCATCATAACTTCaccagaaggggaaaggaaacatGTGAGCCCAAGCCTCTTGTTTGTAATGCTACATGATTTAGCATTACAGGTAGATGCTGCACTTCCCATAGAGTGGAAAtccagagggaggagagaaaaatgCCTGATCTTTTCTAGGTGCTAAATCACTGGGGCAACCATCACAAATGCTTTCCTTCCCCCCGACTAAAAGGCAAGAAAGAAGCAAAATAAGACTACTTTAGAACTGGAATCCACTTCTAATCAATTGATTGAGGTTCAGTGCCTCAAATAAACATGTCAGGATAGCTAAGAGAAAGAACAAATCATTGTTTTTACACCTAGCCCTAAAGGGGCCATTGAGCTTCTCCTGTGCTGTTTAATGCAATGtagaaagcagaataaatccatgtTAAAACTGAATGTTTTAATACAGTTAATATGGGTTTAGCATTCAGTTGTCAAAACAATGCAGGAAatgcaaatacattttttgtgtcGTGTGATAAAATATTTGACATTTGAATAGTTTGTTTCTAATGGTTATTTATTGCACAGGAAACTACCAAAAGCAAGGGCACATTAATTTGGATTTGGGTGTAAACTAAAGTCTTCAGAGACATCTCCTTACAAGAATTTATACTGCTTTCTTTGCTTTGATGTGTCCAGGTTTGTGTTTGCGGAGCAGCTTGTAACAGCATTTTATGGGCAATTCTTTTCTCTGAACATATCATTCCATAGCCTATTGTAACAGAGAAGAGCTATCTGCTTCAGGAATAATGTAGATTGATGCCCATTAAAGACTTCATTCTGACTGCTTTATTGTTGCTCATAATTGGAGAGGGCATAATATCACCAACAGTACAATAAGTGGCATAATGTGTCTGGATTTCAGAGGGAAAATGTGGACATTTTAGTGCCGCTGTTGTATAGATAATAGAAGGGGTATAACAAACCTAATGAGCAGTGTTTCAAGTTTAGTTCTGAAACATCATGACAGAGCATTTTTTCtggtagtattttatttttaaggaaaattaaaatgagtGTATTTTGAGCATGAAATCTGCATTTGGTAAGGGAAGCCAACTGAATCTGTAAATTACATTTTCTGCTTCTGCAGATGTCCTTGCAGTTTGACCACAATAAGTGCAATCATGTAAGCATAATATCATATATGAGAACAGCCTGGCTTCCCTTCAAGcaacacaaacaaataaatctcATTTTCCTACACAAATGTGGATAGCTGGGTATTGAACTGCAATGTGtataaagtgttggtgttgatatGTTTTCCAGTAGTATGgattgtgttttgcttttattacCTGCTTCCATTGAAGCATGAGTAAAAGCATACGTGCAGAATCATTTGATCCTTTCCTTTCTGCAGTCTATAGTTTGGGCGCCATTTTTAGCTGAAGATTCTGTATTTGAGTACCTCCTTTGAAGTCCAGACAATTGGTATATTCTCAGGATGATCTCTGTGCTATCAAAATCTCAAAGCTATCTCAAAACGATTACTATAAAATGAAATCTGTGTGACTATAATGTCTCAGTTCGTTTTGCTGTTTCATTACCTGGATCATTCCTCATATCATCATAAAGTCGCTGATGTGCAAATGAGTCAGTTTTTCTCTTCCCACACATGAAATACCCCACCAGAGAGATTAATGCACACCCTAGAATTGCTCCTACTATTGCACCAAACACTACAGCTCCATTACTATGGttttctgaaaaacaaaaacaaaatggattTTTAAGCAAACATATAACTTTCACAAGCAGCTCTGGAAAATAATCCCTGAATGTTAGGGGTTTGGGGATAGAGAGACACTATATAGACATCCCAAATAATGACTGGCAACTGAGCGAAGGCAAAATGTCTGGATCCCTGATAAGATCTGAACATCCAATCAGAGTTTATGTTCCAAAACATTCACTTCTACATATAACTCTAAGTCATTTTAAAGAAACTATTATGAAAACAGTTTATcatatatcatttatttatttatttatttatttatttatttatttatgatttttatTCTTCCCCACAACTAAAGTTATCTTGATAGTGTAGATAGAATTGTCACAATACAACATGAACAACAGAATTGCAGTATGAAACACAGTGCAGGACAGATTAAGGAGTATaattaaatgcaaacaaaacttAATCTGTTTAGTAAGTAATATGATATTCACACATATGTCTATCTATTCCACTTTTTATACTGAAATTATTTCCTGCCCATCAGAATCAAAAGTGTAGGCTGCACCCATTAtagactttttgtgtgaaaaagaaaatgaatttattACATCTGGGTTTGAGGATTGAAGAAAATATTGGTTTATAGAAAGCAAAATTGTTGAGTGCTATCTCGGAGCAGATGTTTTGGATAATTTAGATGAAGAACCAGAAGttctcttttttcttattttacgCTTTCCTTTTTTCACCTTctggtttgtgtttttatttagattactttcttttatctttgaTAAAAAGATATTGGAAATTTGATTTTAACAGTTGCATATTTTCTTTCCAACTTTAATAACATCTAAATGGAAAAAAGAAGTGTAGGCTGCATAGTTTGGTTACAAACTTTATAGCACATTTTATACCCTGTATTGGTATTTTCTGTTGACATATTCTTTATAGCAGCATTTGGATTGTGGGGGATAGAGATTGTCAGAACTCTGAAGACAAGTTGGGAAATTATGAAAGCAATGTTCTTTCTTCAGAACAGTCTGTACAATCTGCACTAAATAAGCTTTTCCTCCCTATAAACAAGGACCAcgtgcaaaaataaaatagaactaatgggtggtattcaactaaatctTATAAAGACTAGACCTATGAAATTAATGAAGATGACTGTTAGCtctgttaatttcaatgagtctactctgaggagaACTTAGTTGACTATCCTTTCTTGGTgcactgattttcttcagaattagTTCACTCAGACATAATGCTACATTGAAAAagatgtccttttatttcaattttACCATTATTAGAATGCAatgggagaaaagaagaaaagtctgTCTATGGCCATGTAAATGTAAACTAGAATCCTTTCAGGTTTTTcttctgcaaaataaatagctCAACTTCTATAACTCATTTTAAAACTGAACCAGCTGTAACAGTGGGTCTAATAATATCTATCTACTCTGGGTAGACTATGGTAATTTAGATACTATTACTGAATGGTGAAATATTCTTGAAAATTAAGGTACCTTTTTGGGGTTCTCTTGCTTCTGCAGACCCATCAGTAAAACTGGAGTACGGACTTGTGGTTTGCAAACTTATCCGTAAATCTGTTGTAACACTGTTGATCTTAGTACCTGGTGACATGGTTGATGTATTTGGCATGCTACTGGTAGGATGAACTGTTATGCCATTAATTTGAGTTCCATTAGAAGAGACTATGGTGGTAGAACTGACATTATAGTTGGCTGTGGTGGAGTTGTTCAATGCTTTCTCTGTTGAATTGATGTAAGTTGTGACTGAATAGTTTTCAGAGATTGTGAACAGGCCACTGCTGACTGTAGGCATCTCTGAAGGAGATGATGTTCCATTGATTCTTGCAGAAGTCTGATTTGAATCTTTTGTTGTAAGATTCAGCTGATGTGCCGTTGAAGATAGCCAAGTATTAAGGAGTGTCACACTGCTGCTTTGGGTACTGCTTTCCATCACCATATTTTTTGTTGTGTTGTCATCAGTGTCTGTTGGTGATGTAAGAGTTACAGAAGGAGTTCTTCCAGAAGTTACAGATTTATTGgatgatttatttataaatatagtaGAACTCATGGTTGTGTTATTTAAGCTGCTTGTGGTTGCTGTGATACTTAGCGCATTGACACCAGCATTTCTGGTTGACTGCAAGTTAGCCAACAGCAAAATGAACATAATTTTTTCTGGGATCATCATTTTCCCTCCACAGGTATGATACTTATTTCTTGATATGATGAACCTGTAAAAAAGTTCAGAGTTTATATTTATCTTTATATTgcatcttttttataaaaaaaaaaggtcacaAAGATTCACTGAACTGAAGATCGAAATTAATAAATACACAAAGGATATCTTGCAGTTCTCATTCTGGTTGTCTCAGTTGTGGCCAAATGCTAGGTTTCCCCTTTTATAAACTTGGTGTTTTCATGAATTCACTGGTACGCTATAGACCAAGATATTGGGGGGTATCCCAATCTTCTGTGAAAAAAGTCAATGAATACATGTGGCTTACACTCAGGATCTGACTGACTCCCATATTTGGGGCTAAGAAGGAAACGTTATGCAGGTCTAAACTGCCCAATTACAGTACTCACACAATAACAAGTTTAAGTGTAAGTGGGAAAAGAGCAGTGTGTTGTCACTCCCAGTCAGCTGATGCAATTAATGGCAGTATGAAGGACTGGAGTTACCGTCATTCTGCTTGTTCCTTGAAAAATTGGAGTCCCAACTACTAAATTCAACACTTGTCTACTGTAATAGCTTTTTCTCAAAACTTTGCAATTTAAGAACACATTTCTCTTTTTCAAGATAGCAGGATGGTTTGGTCTTATAGACAAGGCCTAATAGCTGTCATTATTCTTGAGCTAGACATAGGGTCATCTTATaggaatgtatttttaaaatgtattgcctTTCTCATTGTGTATTATTAGAAATTGTTTTCTGTAAGATTGGTTTCTCTTCTCCGAGCTTTCTGATAGCACAGCTAAgggacaaaaaaataataattttttaaaggaataaatgTCCTGGTCAGTTTTCAGATCCCATAACTGTCTAAAAGAAACCTCACGTTCCTCAGCTACCTTTCTTGTTCCAGTACATTCCGGTAACTTTTTAAATTTGGTGATACTGGGGTAAGTCTAATCAGTGGACAGAACAGATTTGTTAATCACTCAATTTTGTGAATCAAACAAAATTGTGTGATTAATGCTTTATTGCATCATTGCATTTCATGAATTACCTTTTCCCTTTTGTGGTCTTGGCAGAATTGCGCTCATAAATTGCTTTATTCCCATCAGGCAAATCACCATAGCCCCCCTCCATATATTACTTGTGTGAGGGCTATGCATGTATAGGAGTCCTATTCACTAAAGTACACACATGGAGCCTGGCTGTTTGCATGGGAAAAACCTACGTTCATAAGCTCCCATTCGCAGATGTTTATGCTCAAGACAAGTACCTCAGGGAAAAGTGAACAGCATGATATGAGGAACAGGGGTGAAGGGACCTTGTATCTCCTCTTAGTTAGGCACCATGTCAACTGTACAAATTGGTGCCTGTTTTCAAAATATGTTGCATATGTCACAGGCAACTTCAGtcaaatttacaaaaaaaaaaatatcactttTTTTATTTGCTTGTAAATATTTTGCCCACAAAGctgaatataaaataaaagcaaattatTTGCTGCAATTACTTTGTTCAAAATATGGCTGCAATTCTTGTGAAATGAGTCAAAGCAGAAGAGACAAATCATTATTTGGCTGATTCCCCACCCTGCATAAGTGGCGGTATTCAAGATGTAATTAATCTGCTTATCCTGAGTTACAAGCCCTCTGACTGAATGAACAAAAACATTTGTCATACCTTGTGACTgcattccctctccccaccccccaccccgctatAACCGATACTTTAAAGAACCACAGGAAGAACAAATAAAAAATCGAGTGAGCTTTTAGCAAGCTCTCAAATATTCCTTTCTCTTCATGGTCATActtgttgttttcctttctggCACAACCTGCTCTGCTTTCCATCAATAGCCATTTCATTACTACACAAAGTGAGTTttgtcatttttgtttttatttcacctTGGCTGTAATTTGAAACCCCCACAGGAAATTACCCAAAGTTCACTTAACTAAAGCTTTCATTTACATGGCATGAAGCTGAAATCGCTGTGCTTGCAACAcaaaagtctctctctttttttgttccaTCCACTATAATTTTCCACTTGGAAAAAGGGGGactcaaaaaaagagaaatagtTGAGTTTATTTTTAGTTATGTGTTTCCCAGAAATCCTTTCATGTGTAATAATAAACCGGTTTCTTGTTCTTTCGTTTAACATTTCTCGGCATGCGCATGCCCGCGGATATAATAGCACATACACTTAGTGGCAAacgctgaaatgcaggaatcagctGATCTGGCTTTTGTCCTTTGCTTCTCATTTGAGTTTTGCCTCTTTCTCTCCAACAAGGTTGCTTACAAAGGGCCACTTTAGCACACAGTAATAACTTAAACCAaaataacttcttcttttttaaagacacTGATGTTTATCATTTCATTTCTCTGTAGCACAAATTCTTTACGAACAGGTGGAACCATAATTACACCTCGTTCCCACCAATGAGGTTCATCATGGGAGGAACCTCCAAGTTCACAGGAAGTGAATCaatgaataccagttactggtgGGGAGCAGCAGGAGAGAAGGACTATTGCCTTCACACCATGCTTgcagcttcccagaagcatcagaTTAGCCAATGTAGGAAGCAGACTGCTAAGAGGACTTTTGGGTTAATCCACCAGGACTTCCCTTATAGTCTTATGGGATCTTGCTGGGCTACTTTTTAGTAGTGATTTAGTGTGATTACAACTCCAATGCTTCATGTATTTGCCCAGTTTACTGCTTCTCCAAGTTTACTGGTTCTCTCTCCCTTTTGTTTAAAAGAGGAGTGGTGGTGATGGCTGTTGTAGTTATTATGAGATATGACTTCTCAACTGCTGTAGTATAATTTATTCTTCAGCATATTCAAATATATAGCATTGTATCCAATTAACTTTTACTCAGAttacacccattgaaattaatagccaTGGCTAATttgggcccattaatttcaatgtaagATTAATTGAATTCagcccatataccgtatttttccatgtataagatgcccaaatgtataagacaaccccccttTTTAGCCCACAAtgaagaaattaagttgtttagtttttttggggggtgggggggtcattTCCACCAATcactcacctgcctgcctgctacTGCCAATCGCTTGCCACAGTCAGTGCCAA
The Podarcis muralis chromosome 1, rPodMur119.hap1.1, whole genome shotgun sequence DNA segment above includes these coding regions:
- the MUC15 gene encoding mucin-15 — protein: MMIPEKIMFILLLANLQSTRNAGVNALSITATTSSLNNTTMSSTIFINKSSNKSVTSGRTPSVTLTSPTDTDDNTTKNMVMESSTQSSSVTLLNTWLSSTAHQLNLTTKDSNQTSARINGTSSPSEMPTVSSGLFTISENYSVTTYINSTEKALNNSTTANYNVSSTTIVSSNGTQINGITVHPTSSMPNTSTMSPGTKINSVTTDLRISLQTTSPYSSFTDGSAEAREPQKENHSNGAVVFGAIVGAILGCALISLVGYFMCGKRKTDSFAHQRLYDDMRNDPVLRLDNVPDPYGASFGNLSYYSPTTVNETGAQSSKESPYDAIQMNDMSASQPSAQ